A part of Curtobacterium sp. MCLR17_036 genomic DNA contains:
- a CDS encoding RNA methyltransferase, with translation MSTTPEPSHELTTNGVGPHPEPWPDDPRLDPELLATGDSRNVVDRFRYWSMEAIVAELDTRRHAFDVAIENWQHDLNIGSIVRSANAFLAGTVHIIGRRRWNRRGAMVTDRYQHVRHHPDVQAFLAAMADEGRPVVAIDNTPGAERIETAAIPERCVFLFGQEGPGLTDEAVAGADGHLEITQYGSTRSINASAAAAVVMHSWIVQHARPS, from the coding sequence GTGAGCACCACGCCCGAGCCGTCGCACGAGCTGACGACGAACGGCGTCGGTCCGCACCCCGAGCCGTGGCCGGACGACCCGCGGCTCGACCCGGAGCTGTTGGCGACCGGGGACAGCCGCAACGTCGTCGACCGGTTCCGCTACTGGTCGATGGAGGCGATCGTCGCCGAGCTCGACACCCGTCGGCACGCGTTCGACGTCGCGATCGAGAACTGGCAGCACGACCTGAACATCGGGTCGATCGTGCGGAGCGCGAACGCCTTCCTCGCCGGCACGGTGCACATCATCGGGCGGCGACGCTGGAACCGGCGCGGGGCGATGGTGACCGACCGGTACCAGCACGTGCGGCACCACCCCGACGTGCAGGCGTTCCTGGCGGCGATGGCGGACGAGGGCCGGCCCGTGGTCGCGATCGACAACACCCCCGGTGCCGAGCGGATCGAGACGGCGGCGATCCCCGAGCGGTGCGTGTTCCTGTTCGGGCAGGAGGGACCGGGCCTGACCGACGAGGCCGTCGCCGGCGCAGACGGACACCTCGAGATCACGCAGTACGGCTCGACCCGGAGCATCAACGCGTCGGCCGCCGCGGCCGTCGTGATGCACAGCTGGATCGTCCAGCACGCCCGCCCGTCCTGA